In the genome of Sphaeramia orbicularis chromosome 13, fSphaOr1.1, whole genome shotgun sequence, one region contains:
- the LOC115431191 gene encoding olfactory receptor 10A6-like yields MFQNMQMILNSTQVSYFILGAYSDNPILKDCYFIILLIAYIVIVISNVFLIVLICVNRSLHEPMYLFLCSLFVNQLYGSTGLFPFLLLQIPRDVHTVSVPLCFLQIFCVYTYATVEFAILSAMSYDRYLAICHPLQYHTQMTYGRVVQFTAVTWLFPFLSVVIVISLSSPLHLCGNIIDKIYCNNYSIVKLSCSDTTVNNIYGLMNLFITICVPVMLILYTYMRILTVCFSGSKQTRHKAVSTCTPHLASILNFAFGCCFEIVQSRFNMNHVPHILRIFLSVYFITLQPIFNPLVFGLKMSKIRLVCSNVLCGKRHLDLI; encoded by the coding sequence ATGTTTCAGAATATGCAGATGATACTCAACTCTACCCAGGTCTCATATTTTATACTCGGTGCTTACTCTGACAACCCGATTCTTAAAGACTGTTATTTCATAATTCTTTTGATTGCATACATTGTCATTGTGATCTCCAATGTGTTTCTGATTGTGCTTATCTGTGTGAACAGGAGCTTACATGAACCCATGTACCTGTTTCTGTGCAGTCTGTTTGTGAATCAACTCTATGGTAGTACTGGGCTGTTTCCATTCCTTCTGCTTCAGATCCCCAGAGACGTTCACACTGTTTCTGTTCCGCTGTGTTTCCTGCAGATTTTCTGTGTCTACACTTACGCTACTGTAGAATTTGCCATCTTATCCGCCATGTCCTATGACCGATACCTGGCCATCTGTCATCCTCTGCAGTATCACACACAAATGACGTACGGTAGAGTGGTTCAGTTCACTGCGGTGACGTGGCTGTTTCCTTTCCTCTCAGTAGTTATTGTGATATCGCTGAGTTCACCTTTACATCTGTGTGGAAACATCATTGATAAAATCTACTGTAATAATTATTCTATCGTTAAACTGTCCTGTTCTGACACCACAGTCAATAACATCTATGGACTCATGAATCTGTTCATTACCATATGTGTTCCTGTCATGTTAATCCTCTACACCTACATGAGGATCCTTACAGTGTGTTTTTCtggatctaaacagaccagacataaAGCTGTCAGTACCTGCACACCTCACCTGGCTTCAATATTAAACTTTGCCTTTGGTTGTTGTTTTGAAATCGTTCAGAGCAGGTTTAATATGAACCATGTTCCACATATATTGAGGATATTTTTATCAGTGTACTTTATAACCCTTCAACcaatatttaaccctctggtttTTGGACTGAAAATGTCCAAAATACGCCTCGTATGTAGTAATGTGCTCTGTGGTAAACGTCATTTAGACTTAATTTAG
- the LOC115431192 gene encoding olfactory receptor 142-like, giving the protein MVNSTQVSYFILDAYFDTGMLKYLYFLVLTVVYLIIIAANVLLIVVICVNRSFHEPMYLFLCSLFVNELYGSTGLFPLLLFQILKDVHMVSASLCFLQVFCLYSYGLIEFLTLSVMSYDRYLAICFPLQYNTRMTSNKVAMFTALIWFYPILINVIIVYGLTEPLHLCGNVIDKVYCDNYCIVKLACSDTTANNIFGLCHVFGVIIFLIILIVYTYMRILKVCFSGSKQTRHKAVSTCTPHLVSLMNFSFGVFFEILQSRFNMTNVPSMMRIFLSLYWLTGQPFVNPLLHGLKMTKIRIVYKSLLFGKRM; this is encoded by the coding sequence ATGGTCAACTCCACACAGGTTTCATATTTTATACTTGATGCTTACTTCGACACTGGGATGTTAAAGTACTTATACTTCCTTGTTCTAACAGTTGTGTATCTTATAATCATCGCTGCTAATGTTCTTCTGATTGTGGTTATCTGTGTGAACAGGAGCTTCCATGAACCCATGTACCTGTTTCTGTGCAGTCTGTTTGTTAATGAACTCTACGGTAGTACTGGGCTGTTTCCACTCCTTCTGTTTCAGATCCTTAAAGACGTTCACATGGTTTCTGCTTCACTGTGTTTCCTGCAGGTTTTCTGTCTTTATTCTTATGGACTGATTGAATTTCTGACATTATCTGTCATGTCATACGACCGATACCTGGCCATCTGTTTTCCTCTACAGTATAACACACGTATGACGTCCAATAAGGTTGCCATGTTTACCGCTCTCATCTGGTTTTATCCCATTTTGATCAATGTGATCATCGTCTACGGTCTGACTGAGCCTCTACATCTGTGTGGAAACGTCATTGATAAAGTCTACTGTGATAATTATTGTATCGTTAAACTGGCCTGTTCGGACACCACAGCCAATAACATCTTTGGACTGTGTCATGTTTTCGGTGTTATCATTTTCCTCATCATTTTAATCGTCTACACCTACATGAggatccttaaagtgtgtttttctggctctaaacagaccagacataaAGCCGTCAGTACCTGTACACCTCACCTGGTGTCTCTGATGAACTTTTCCTTCGGGGTTTTCTTTGAGATATTACAGAGCAGGTTTAATATGACTAACGTACCCAGCATGATGAGGATTTTTTTGTCCTTATACTGGCTCACGGGCCAACCGTTTGTCAACCCTTTATTGCATGggctgaaaatgaccaaaatacgCATTGTATATAAAAGTCTGCTGTTTGGAAAAAGAATGTAA